A window from Sphingobacterium hotanense encodes these proteins:
- a CDS encoding N-acetylglucosamine kinase, protein MILVADSGSSRSDWMLHLPDSKPLQFRTKGLNPFFVNEKEIASVLGQVQEIIPYIKEINEVYFFGAGCTTPDRRELVSNALTEIFPNSFISVESDLVGSAYATFGNNQGLICNIGTGSDISFYNGDTLEQGVHGIGYVLGDEGSGAWFGKQLITAYLYEQMPRDLMRIFKEAHPITKDIIIKNVYQRDRPNAYLASFAEFMAANRTHPYIDNLLRNGFDEFVRTNVMTYPEFWEYECHFVGGIAYHFDLHLREVCNLHGVRIGKILKNPIEEIFHFIVNRELNVEFN, encoded by the coding sequence ATGATTTTAGTTGCAGATAGTGGTTCATCACGATCAGATTGGATGTTGCATCTTCCCGATAGTAAACCCTTACAATTTCGTACCAAAGGCCTAAATCCATTTTTTGTAAACGAGAAGGAGATTGCGTCCGTTCTTGGTCAGGTCCAAGAAATTATTCCCTATATCAAAGAAATCAATGAGGTTTACTTTTTTGGCGCCGGTTGTACAACACCGGATCGCCGAGAGTTGGTTTCCAATGCATTAACGGAGATTTTTCCTAATTCTTTTATATCTGTGGAAAGTGATTTGGTGGGTTCTGCCTACGCGACTTTCGGTAATAATCAAGGCTTGATCTGTAATATAGGGACCGGCTCGGATATCAGTTTCTACAATGGCGATACGTTGGAGCAAGGGGTACATGGGATTGGATATGTGCTGGGGGATGAGGGGTCAGGTGCTTGGTTTGGTAAGCAGTTGATTACAGCATACCTGTATGAGCAGATGCCCCGAGATTTGATGCGCATTTTCAAAGAGGCACATCCGATTACAAAAGATATTATCATTAAAAATGTTTATCAACGGGATCGTCCGAATGCCTATTTAGCTTCTTTCGCTGAATTTATGGCTGCAAATAGGACACATCCTTATATTGACAACTTGCTTCGCAATGGTTTTGATGAGTTTGTCCGTACGAATGTGATGACTTACCCTGAGTTTTGGGAATATGAATGTCATTTTGTTGGGGGAATTGCTTATCATTTCGATCTTCACCTCAGAGAGGTATGTAATTTGCATGGAGTACGCATAGGAAAGATATTAAAGAACCCTATTGAGGAAATATTCCATTTCATTGTCAATAGAGAATTGAATGTTGAATTTAATTAA
- a CDS encoding glutathione peroxidase, which translates to MLVKMILLYTMLFQQPSVYDYSFNTIDGKKVSLADFKGKELLIVNTASKCGFTKQYKELQELHKQYGDKLVVIGFPSDNFGGQEFDVNEKIQEFCEQNYGVTFLISEKVDVKGEKAHPLFKYLTSAQNEDFTGDIKWNFEKFLINKDGRLTNRYRSKVTPLDESIVSKI; encoded by the coding sequence ATGCTAGTAAAAATGATTTTGTTGTACACCATGTTATTTCAACAGCCGAGTGTATATGATTATTCCTTCAATACCATTGATGGAAAGAAAGTGTCTTTAGCGGATTTTAAAGGAAAAGAGCTACTGATTGTGAATACGGCTTCGAAATGTGGTTTTACTAAGCAATACAAGGAATTGCAGGAACTGCACAAGCAGTATGGCGATAAACTGGTTGTGATTGGTTTTCCTTCAGACAACTTCGGTGGTCAGGAATTTGATGTTAATGAAAAGATCCAAGAGTTCTGTGAGCAGAACTATGGCGTCACCTTTTTGATTTCTGAGAAGGTTGATGTTAAGGGCGAGAAGGCACATCCGCTGTTTAAATATTTGACAAGTGCTCAGAACGAAGACTTTACAGGCGATATCAAATGGAACTTTGAGAAGTTTTTGATCAATAAAGATGGAAGGTTGACCAATAGATATCGTTCAAAAGTAACTCCTTTAGATGAGTCGATCGTGTCGAAGATCTAA